AGTGAGCTTGTGCCATTGCATCCCCGTCATCATGACGGCTTGGCCGCCTGGCCGCATGAAGGTGATGTGAGAGCGGACTTGTTTGCTCTAGCAGAGGGCTTGCAAGGATGCGGGGGCTATGTTACTCTTCTTTTCGCGCCTGAAAAGGTGTACATATTCGGCAGTAGCTCAGTGGCAGAGCATCCGACTGTTAATCGGACGGTCGTTGGTTCGACCCCAACCTGCCGAGCCAGAAAAGAGAAGCCCCGTCTAGGACGGGGTTCTTTTATTTTCTCCCAGAGAATGAGTTTGAGCGAAACTCACTTGGTCGGATGCTCTCCAGGGGTTACGAAGATGTCGTCAGAAGGAGGTCCAAGATGACCACTGACGAACTCTGGCAGGACTTCTACCTGCACCTGCGGGCAAGGCGGCGCAGTGAGAAGACCATCGTTTTCTACCGCACCACCCAGCGCGTCTTCAGCCGTTTCGTGAAAGAGCACCAGCTACCCGAGCAGGCTGAGCAGCTCACCATCCGTCACCTGCGGCTCTTCCTGCGTCACCTTGAGGAAAGCGGTCTCGCTCCTGGAGGTGTCCATGCTCATGCACGTGCCCTCAGAGCGCTATTCAACTGGGCAGAGCGTGAAGACCTGCTGGACCACAACCCGGTCAAACGGCTGGAGATGCCAAGTGTTGCCCGCAGGCGGCTGCCTACCGTCACACCCCAACAGGTCAAAGAACTCGTCAAAGTCAGCAGCCAGCTGGACCAGCCCAAGCGCGACACTGCGCTGCTGATGCTGATGTTTGATACCGGACTGCGCATTCAGGAGGTGGCGAACCTGCAACTGGACGACCTGCTTCTGGAAAAGGGGTTACTGCGCGTGACTGGCAAGGGTGATAAGGAACGCTTCGTACCTATCGGAGCCAACAGCATGCTTGCCCTCAAGGTATACCTACGGCGCGAACGCAAGCCACTGCATGACCGCATCCAGGCGGTCTTCGTAAACCGCATGGGGCGACCCTTGACCAAAAGTGGCATGACCATCCGCCTCCACAAGCTGACCCGGCTGGTCGGACGTGAGCGTGCCGAGTGCGCCCCGCACGCCTTTCGCCGTGGCTTCGCGGTGGAGTTCCTACGCAACGGGGGCGACGTGTTCACCCTGCAGCAGATTCTGGGGCACAGCAGCCTCGATATGACCCGTCGCTACGTGACCTTCCTGGATGACGACCTGCGGGCGGCTCACCTGCGCTACTCACCAGGAGACCGCCTATGAACCGACCGAACATTTACGCTGCCGTGGAATGGATTCAAAACGCTCCCACGGAAGAGCCAGGGCTGCTAAGAGGCGAAGACTTCATGCTGCGTTACGCGCAACCTGAGTCCACTGCCGCCAAACGACTGAGGCGAGAAGCAGACCTGCTGCCTAAACTTGCGCAGCTGGACCTGAGTGTACCTATCCTGCTGGAGTTCTATGAGGGCGGTGAAGCCTCACCCCTGACCACCAGTCTGCAAGCTCCAGTCGATAATCCTAGTGGGATCTGGCGTTACGGCACCGCCGAAGAACCTGATGAAGTCTGGGAGCAGGTCGGAGCATACCTGCAGAAGCTTCATCAGGCTGATGCCATCTTCGCCTCTCCAGAACGGCGGCTGCCTGAGCCTGGCTCTGTCCTGGTCACGCTGCGTAAAGATGGTGTTCTCTCTGCCGAAACAGCCACCCTGTTGGGCAACATCCTGGAGATGCTCAGGAGCGAGCTATCCGCTGAGCCAGTCGTCAATCTTCACGGCAAGCTGACCCCAGACCGCCTGATCCTGGACGAGGAGGACGAGCTTCTGGGCATCTGGGACTGGAGCCATGCGCGGGTGGGTTCTGCACCGCTTGATTTTCTCCATCTGCCTGCCAGCGCCACCGAAGGGATACTGCGGTCCTACCCATTTCCCGATTTCCCGCTGCACCTGGAGCAGACATATCTCCAGCAACTGCTGCTCGACCTTCAGCAAGCTGCCACAGGAGACCATCATGCTCTTGACCGCATCACCTCACGAAGTCTGGAGTGGTGGCTCAGAGGCATGACGCGCAGTTCCGTTCAAAATTGAGCTACCGAACTCAGATTGCCCACAGCGGCATGCTCTACTGGAGATACAGAAGACGCGCCCCTCTAACATCCAGAACGTCCAGCAAATCAACCTGCCCCACACCCCAGTCTCAAACGGCTGGGGTGCTCTTGTTCGGCGCAACAGCCCTACCGCAACACACCCGTAACCTCTCCCCTTCCAGATACAGCCCTCGCTGTGAGCGCGTCTGGAGGAAGTATGTCCATCACCGAAACCCAGATTCAAGCCATCACAGATGCTCATGCCCGTGGCGCACTGGACCACCAGATTGCCAGTGCAGCGGGCGTCAGCCTCGCCACCGTCAAACGTCAACGCAAACGGTTGGGGCTGGCGACCAACTACCCGCCTGCTCAGACAGGTGCCTTAGGGGAACGGCTGCTTGAAGCCGAAGCTCGTAGGCGCGGTCTGACCACACAGTGGCGCAGGCGTTCAGGAGACAGCTACGACCTGTACATCGCAGGTCAGCGAATCGATGTGAAGACCAGCATGCAGCACGCCAAGGGCACTTGGCGCTTCTGCCTGCACGAAACCCGGCAGAGCTTCCACGGGCGCTACAGCTACCACAAGGACTATGCCGCAGACTGCGAGTACGTGGCGCTGGTCGCTCTCTACCCAGATGAGCGCGAGCCGGATATCTATTTCCTCTCCAGCCAGCACCTTCCCAGCGAGGTTTACCTGGGCAAGCGTGACCGGTACGCAGATTTCAGGAACGACTGGACGGCACTTGAAGATGCCCAAGCTGAATTGGATGCAGCCGCCTCCGCCTCTCGCTACCTTGAAGAACGTGAAACCGCTGTTCCCTGCCCTGCTGACGGTCCTGCTGTTTATGTCCGGCTTTCTGCTGCTCAAAGGCTACCTTCCGCAGACTGCCAGCGCTTCCTTAGTACCCCAGGTGCAGATCTTCGTCCATACGCCACTCGCGACCAGCACCCCCAACCTCCACTGTGACCAGCCGATGTGCCGCTCACTCGTAGAAGCGATCAACGCTTCGCAGAGCAGCATCGACTTCGCCATCTACGGGCTACGTGGTCAGAAGGAGGTTCTGGACGCTCTGGTGCAGGCGCAGGCGCGTGGCGTTCGGGTACGTGGCGTGGTGGACGCCGACATCCACGGCAAGAACTATTACAGTGATACGCCCGCGCTGATGCAAGCGCTGAAAAATATCCGCACCGATCAAGCCACCGACCAGCGCACAGCCGGTAAGCGCGAGGAGAGTAGCGGCTCAACCAAGTGTGAGCGCCCAGCGGACCACGAGGGACCGCTCTCCTGCTTCCAGCAAACCGTGGGCGGGGTGCGCTACGAGCTGGGACAGGCGTCTGCCGAACCCATCGGCTTTGAGGGCGACATCATGCACAACAAGTTCTTCGTGATGGATGGTCACACCGTCTGGACAGGCTCCGCCAACATTAGTGACAGCGACGTGGGAGGGTACAACGCCAATGTTGTCTTCCAGGGCAAGTTGCCAGAACTGGCTGAGGCATACACCACAGAGTTTGAGCAGCTTTATAACGGGAAGGCTCACCGCGAGAAGCAGGTGTCGAGCAGACGAATCGTGCAGCTGCCAGCAGGCGGGACCGCTCAAGTCCTGTTCTCTCCTCAGGACAGCGCGATGAATCAGGTGGTGACGTGGCTGGATGAGGCGCAACGGGAGATCAACATCACCATCTTCTACCTGACCAGCAAAGACGTGGCTGGCGCGCTGCTTGGAGCCCTGGACAGGGGTGTCAAGGTGCGCATCATCATGGACGCCACCGCTGCACAGAACGAGTACACCAAGCATGAACTGCTGCGCTCAGCGGGCGCACAAGTCAAGGTCGAGAACTGGGGCGGAAAGATGCATGCGAAGGCTGCCAGCATCGACGGGAAGCACCTCATCATCGGCTCCATGAACTGGACTTCGGCGGGACAGTACCGCAACGACGAGAACACGCTGTTCCTGCGGGATGTACCTGCCTTCGCAGAGCAGTACAACGCTGGCTTTGAGGAGATGTGGAGCAGTATTCCCGAGACCTACCTGACCATCAATCCCAGACCGGAAGGCACCGAATCCGGCTACGCCTGCCAGGACGCCTTCGACAACGATTACGACGGAAAGACCGACCAGGAAGATCCCGAATGCGTGTCGGCTCCACCCGCAGGAACCCGCGCTGCACCCCAGGGGAAAAGCTGCCCCCCCGAGTTCCCCATCAAGGGAAACGCGGACAGCATGATCTTCCATGTACCCAGCGGCAAATACTACGCTAAGACCACACCAGAAGACTGCTTCAGCACACCAGACGCTGCTCAAAACGCTGGTTACCGCCAAAGTAAAGAATGAGCCCCGCTGCTTTTTGAGGAACATGCCCTGCCAGAACAGCCGAGTCCGCTGGTAGATAGCCCCCCCCACTCCCCCCATGTCTAAGCTCCGCACCCCGCAACGTGGTGACGGCAAGGTTGTAGGACTGCCCCCCTACTCCCACCGCAAGCATGAACAAAACCAGAGTGAGATGAATAACCTTCCTCCCTCTGTCCATTGCTGGCTCCATCAGGGTCAGCCTTTCGTTACCGCCGCCAGCCTCCATGCCCACCTGAAGCCCAAAGCCGGTCTTCCGCGCTGGGTCGAGAAGCACTGCATCCTAGGTCGTGCTCAGCGTGGCATTGACGTCATCAACGTTGAGCAACCCCTCAACACCTGGTGGTCCCCTGCTTACGCTGCCGATATCGCCTTCCTTGAAGGTGACTACGACCTCTGGGACGCCCTGCTTGACCTGGCTGAAACCCCACCCAAGCCAGCGGCTCAATCATGAGAATGGGGGGGCTTGACAACCTTTGTAGACTGGAATCAAAGATTAGCCGCGTTATCCGCCAAGTCCTCAGCCCTCGTGCTGGGGACTTTTTCCTTCGTACCCATTCAGCCGCATTGCGGCACAGGAGCATTTCATGAATGAACCCAACCAAGCTCAGCTTTCCGTAGATGCAGCACGAGCCTCAGCAGCACTCGGCAGCATGTCTAGCATTAAGTAGCTTCCAGGTGTAGATTGCATCATATTGCAATTCCCCAGTTGGCTCCACCAACTGCCCTTCGCAAATCTGTTTTGTTCTGGTAGTGGCGTTCTGGCAACTCTTGATATTTCAGGTGTCGCCACTGGGGCTCCATATCATTGAGTTCAGGGCTGTAGGCGGGGAGATGGGCGATGATGAGACCGAGGTCCTGCCACCTCTTCCGTTGCTGGTTCACTGCCGAGCAAGTGTGCACACTTGCTCGGTCCACAAGGACAACCGTAGGACATTCTGGATTCGCATCAGCAGCAAGAACCTCGATGAAATCCACAACGGCCTGACCTGTAGTATTTCCCTCTATCTCTCGGTAAAACACTGTTCCAGACCCATATTCCACAACTCCCATTAAGTTCAATCGGGCACGGATACCACGAGCTTTACTCGTGGGTACACGGAGGGGCTGCTGAATAGGTCGCCAGCTATAGGTATTGGGTTGAGTCAACCAAATAGCGGCTTCGTCGAGGAAAAGAAGTTTCAGGAGGCCGAACTTGGCCCCCTTTTTACCACTTCAAGGTTTTCCTTGAACCTGGCTTTTTCCTCTGGGTCAGCTTGTCCAGCAACGACGTAGCGGGTACGCTGCCAAGTCAGTCCCAGCTTATGGAGCTGGTCCGTAATAGCCGTGTGTTTGAGGTGTATGCCATGTTCTTGGACGAGATATTCACCCACTGTCTTGGCGGTCCACACTCGGTCATCTTGAGCAATCAGCCGTTTCAAATCTTCGCCAATCTCAGGCGTAATCTGACTCTTGCTTCCAGGGTGGATGCGCTCTTTGAGCGCATCTAGGCCACCTTCGCGGTAAAGGGTAATGACACGACGTACGCGGGTAGCAGTCAGGATACCCATGCCTGCAATCTTGTAGGAGGATAGTCCCTGGTGAGCATGCCAGAGGGCAAAGTACCGTTTGCGCTCACATGGAAGGACATCAGTCGAAAACATTAATTGCTGGAGCCGAGTTTCGTCTTCAGGAGTCAGTTGGGGGTCAAGTCGTCTGATGACTTAGTCTACACCCGGAAGCTACTTACCAGCGATGATTCCCTTAAGGGCAGAGTAGGACTCTCAGAAGCGGATTCTCTCTTCGCTGTGCCCTGGGAAGATCAGGAGCAGTTACCTCTTCCAGAACTGTTGATTGAGGAAACTCTCAATAACGGCACTCTGAATATCGTTTACGGACCATCTGGTATCGGCAAAACCGCCCTCATGCTGCACATGGCACGCGCAGTTGCTAATGGTGAAGAATTCTGTGGGAGGAAAGCTCAGCAAGCCAACGTTCTCTTGATTGATTTCGAGATGGGCGAGCAGCTACTCCAGACACAGGCGAAAAAAGCAGGTCTTCGCGGACCAGTTAAGGCTTTCTACAATCCTGAAAGCCTTGAGAGTATTCAGGAACTGATTCGGCAGGCAGCCAGACAAGGTGCTGGGCTGGTTATCATTGACTCCTACTCTTCTCTTGCCAGCTTGACCGGGAAGGACAACGCCATGAATAGCAACTCTGTAGCCGAAATGGTCCTGAGTCCACTCTCACGCTTGGCGCATGAACTTGTTATCGCCATTGTTATCCTCCATCACACCAACAAGGGGGAGCAACAATACGACGGGAGTCAGCGCATCAAGAGCTTGGCAGACGAGATATATAAACTCAAATTGAACAGGCTTACTCGTACCTTGGAGCTTTCTCCCGAAAAACATCGCTTAGGCAACATCCAAAGCCTCTCTATCGACGCCAAAGATCATCCACTCGTCCGCAGAAAGGACAAGGCTGGAGATGCTACGCAAGAAGCCGACCAGGAAGCTGCTAGGCAAGCATGGCTCAAAGCAGAGCTGAAGTTAGGTTCAAAGACGACACGCGATTTGGAAGCTAGATTCACAGAGACCTTCGAGGTCGGCAAGAGGACCCTCGTCAGATCGCTAGATAATCTCGTGAAGTCTGGAGAATTGATAGCAGGTAAAAGAGGCTCTAGTAACGTGTACTCACTTGCCTCTGACTTAGACAGACAGACACCCCCCCTTAACAACCCCCCCGTGTCTGTCGAGGACGACAGGACACCGAGCAGCCAAGCTGTCTGCGTCCCGTCGTCTCGCCAGACAGAACCACTTACTGCCTAATGCCTACACAGGGAAACCGGATACCGCCGTACGCACAACGCCCATCCAGTGAGAACTCCGATCCCTGTGTTCTTCCCAGCAAGTCCCAGTTACTCGAAAAGAGTGCGCTTCGTGAGGCAATTACAGAGGTATCTAGCCCTCGGAGCGCTCCCTGGCTCCCAGCCTGCTTGAAGCTGACGTTGCTACATTCTGCTGATACTTGACCGCAAGCGTTCCAACCCTATCCGGGCTGGACGAAGTCCAGAGGCGGGCTTTGCACGCCGTCCCGCCCAAGGAGAGAGCGTAGCGAACGACGCAGGGTAAACGTTGGCAGCAGAACTCTAAGCCAGTAACCGCTTCCCTCGGAGGAACCAGACGGCTGCGTCCCGTCTACCCAACACGGTTTTGTTCTTGTGGGCGCTCAGTCCTGGCACGCATACAAGCGATATTGGAACAACCGACTCACCTACCAGAACAGATGGTTTTCCGTTCCTCGCGTCCCTGCGCTCCTCGCTGTCGCTGCGGTGCTCACTCCGCTGCGGTACTCAAACGGGGAGTTCCGGATCCCAGGTGGTCATGGTGAGGTAAGTT
The sequence above is a segment of the Deinococcus radiophilus genome. Coding sequences within it:
- a CDS encoding phospholipase D-like domain-containing protein, whose product is MCRSLVEAINASQSSIDFAIYGLRGQKEVLDALVQAQARGVRVRGVVDADIHGKNYYSDTPALMQALKNIRTDQATDQRTAGKREESSGSTKCERPADHEGPLSCFQQTVGGVRYELGQASAEPIGFEGDIMHNKFFVMDGHTVWTGSANISDSDVGGYNANVVFQGKLPELAEAYTTEFEQLYNGKAHREKQVSSRRIVQLPAGGTAQVLFSPQDSAMNQVVTWLDEAQREINITIFYLTSKDVAGALLGALDRGVKVRIIMDATAAQNEYTKHELLRSAGAQVKVENWGGKMHAKAASIDGKHLIIGSMNWTSAGQYRNDENTLFLRDVPAFAEQYNAGFEEMWSSIPETYLTINPRPEGTESGYACQDAFDNDYDGKTDQEDPECVSAPPAGTRAAPQGKSCPPEFPIKGNADSMIFHVPSGKYYAKTTPEDCFSTPDAAQNAGYRQSKE
- a CDS encoding tyrosine-type recombinase/integrase, producing the protein MTTDELWQDFYLHLRARRRSEKTIVFYRTTQRVFSRFVKEHQLPEQAEQLTIRHLRLFLRHLEESGLAPGGVHAHARALRALFNWAEREDLLDHNPVKRLEMPSVARRRLPTVTPQQVKELVKVSSQLDQPKRDTALLMLMFDTGLRIQEVANLQLDDLLLEKGLLRVTGKGDKERFVPIGANSMLALKVYLRRERKPLHDRIQAVFVNRMGRPLTKSGMTIRLHKLTRLVGRERAECAPHAFRRGFAVEFLRNGGDVFTLQQILGHSSLDMTRRYVTFLDDDLRAAHLRYSPGDRL
- a CDS encoding winged helix-turn-helix domain-containing protein → MGILTATRVRRVITLYREGGLDALKERIHPGSKSQITPEIGEDLKRLIAQDDRVWTAKTVGEYLVQEHGIHLKHTAITDQLHKLGLTWQRTRYVVAGQADPEEKARFKENLEVVKRGPSSAS
- a CDS encoding aminoglycoside phosphotransferase family protein, translating into MNRPNIYAAVEWIQNAPTEEPGLLRGEDFMLRYAQPESTAAKRLRREADLLPKLAQLDLSVPILLEFYEGGEASPLTTSLQAPVDNPSGIWRYGTAEEPDEVWEQVGAYLQKLHQADAIFASPERRLPEPGSVLVTLRKDGVLSAETATLLGNILEMLRSELSAEPVVNLHGKLTPDRLILDEEDELLGIWDWSHARVGSAPLDFLHLPASATEGILRSYPFPDFPLHLEQTYLQQLLLDLQQAATGDHHALDRITSRSLEWWLRGMTRSSVQN
- a CDS encoding AAA family ATPase; protein product: MLEPSFVFRSQLGVKSSDDLVYTRKLLTSDDSLKGRVGLSEADSLFAVPWEDQEQLPLPELLIEETLNNGTLNIVYGPSGIGKTALMLHMARAVANGEEFCGRKAQQANVLLIDFEMGEQLLQTQAKKAGLRGPVKAFYNPESLESIQELIRQAARQGAGLVIIDSYSSLASLTGKDNAMNSNSVAEMVLSPLSRLAHELVIAIVILHHTNKGEQQYDGSQRIKSLADEIYKLKLNRLTRTLELSPEKHRLGNIQSLSIDAKDHPLVRRKDKAGDATQEADQEAARQAWLKAELKLGSKTTRDLEARFTETFEVGKRTLVRSLDNLVKSGELIAGKRGSSNVYSLASDLDRQTPPLNNPPVSVEDDRTPSSQAVCVPSSRQTEPLTA
- a CDS encoding transposase, with amino-acid sequence MKLLFLDEAAIWLTQPNTYSWRPIQQPLRVPTSKARGIRARLNLMGVVEYGSGTVFYREIEGNTTGQAVVDFIEVLAADANPECPTVVLVDRASVHTCSAVNQQRKRWQDLGLIIAHLPAYSPELNDMEPQWRHLKYQELPERHYQNKTDLRRAVGGANWGIAI